One genomic window of Azospirillaceae bacterium includes the following:
- a CDS encoding TonB-dependent receptor → MQADVAYKGSAPIRGRFTAFYTNLDSDGQYAIPTNPYANGVESQISTLSGSYNTSLSPYPSYTHTRQYGSTLNLQADYDGGTITSITGYSHLTNNWGEDFSGGVPSSALGIPSDEYLALYIRDSKSTQHQISQELQAAGHAFGGFLDYVGGLYYFSESATQDVDQSIFLAPSTQGFNVDTDSYAAFGQLTANLTDKLSLIAGGRYTVDYKHLSAYFDNTAIQRDDAFARFSPKTGITYKFTPDIQAYFTYSEGFKAGGYNGLAGTAEQINTPFKPEVTSAKEVGVKTELFENHVRVNVSLFQNDVHNIQQLFNLDDGTFLVDNFDARIRGAEIEASWRVTHELTVWGNASFNDGTYTSGGGTTTVDTTGKKVVGLPDQQFNVGADYAVALGAGTFSFGGDALFRSQTYSTIDNGAIGKVPDQSFVNAYVGYEQGPWVYHVGVKNLLNASGYVTGFGFSVVQPRFPLDPRSVLATVRYKF, encoded by the coding sequence TTGCAGGCCGACGTGGCCTACAAGGGCTCCGCCCCCATCCGGGGCCGGTTCACCGCCTTCTACACCAACCTGGATTCAGACGGGCAGTACGCCATCCCCACCAACCCCTACGCCAACGGGGTGGAAAGCCAGATCAGCACGCTGTCGGGATCGTACAACACCAGCCTGTCGCCCTACCCGTCCTACACCCACACGCGGCAGTACGGCAGCACCCTGAACCTTCAGGCCGATTATGACGGCGGCACCATCACCTCCATCACCGGCTATTCCCACCTGACCAACAATTGGGGGGAGGATTTCTCCGGCGGCGTGCCGTCGTCCGCCCTGGGCATCCCGTCGGATGAATACCTGGCGCTGTACATCCGCGACAGCAAATCGACCCAGCACCAGATCAGCCAGGAATTGCAGGCGGCGGGCCACGCCTTCGGTGGCTTCCTGGATTATGTCGGCGGGCTTTATTACTTCAGCGAATCCGCCACGCAGGATGTGGATCAGTCCATTTTCCTGGCGCCCAGCACCCAGGGTTTCAACGTCGACACCGACAGCTACGCCGCCTTCGGCCAGTTGACCGCCAACCTGACCGACAAGCTGTCGCTGATCGCCGGCGGCCGCTACACCGTGGACTACAAGCACCTGTCGGCCTACTTCGACAATACCGCCATCCAGCGTGACGACGCCTTCGCCCGCTTCTCCCCCAAGACCGGCATCACCTACAAATTCACGCCGGACATCCAGGCCTATTTCACCTACAGCGAAGGCTTCAAGGCCGGCGGCTACAACGGCCTGGCGGGTACCGCCGAACAGATCAACACCCCCTTCAAGCCCGAGGTGACCTCCGCCAAGGAAGTGGGCGTGAAGACGGAGCTGTTCGAAAACCACGTGCGCGTCAACGTCTCCCTCTTCCAGAACGACGTCCACAACATCCAGCAGCTGTTCAACCTGGATGACGGCACCTTCCTGGTGGACAATTTCGATGCCCGCATCCGTGGCGCGGAGATCGAGGCGTCGTGGCGCGTGACCCATGAACTGACGGTGTGGGGCAACGCGTCCTTCAACGACGGCACCTACACCAGCGGCGGCGGCACGACGACGGTGGACACCACTGGCAAGAAGGTGGTGGGCCTGCCGGACCAGCAGTTCAACGTCGGCGCCGATTATGCCGTGGCCCTGGGCGCCGGCACCTTCAGCTTCGGCGGCGACGCCCTGTTCCGCAGCCAGACCTATTCCACCATCGACAACGGCGCCATCGGCAAGGTGCCGGACCAGAGCTTCGTCAACGCCTATGTCGGGTATGAGCAAGGCCCCTGGGTCTATCATGTGGGCGTGAAAAACCTGCTGAACGCCAGCGGCTATGTCACCGGCTTCGGCTTCTCCGTCGTCCAGCCCCGCTTCCCGCTGGACCCGCGCAGCGTGCTGGCCACGGTGCGGTATAAGTTCTGA